The bacterium genome segment ACATGTACTGGGTTTTTTTATTTGGAGGGGAGATGAGCCTTACCATGATGCTGATAGCGCTGGCCATTGCCCTGGCCGCTGGATTGGCGGGGTGGTTGACCTCAAAAAAAATCGGACAGAACCGGGTCAAAGACGCTGAAGCGACAGCCCAACGAATCATCGCGGATGCGAAAAAGGAAGCAGAGAACCTTAAAAAGGAAAAACAGCTGGAAGCCAAGGACGAGTGGCTGCGGCTGAAACAGAACTTTGAAAATGAAACCAAAGCTCGGCGCAACGAGCTTTCTAAAATTGAAAACAAGCTGAACGCCCGGGAGCTCAACCTCGACCGGCGCCACGATCTGTTGACCAAAAAAGAAAAAGATCTCGATGATCGCGAGGATGAGCTGAAGAAAAAGGATGAAA includes the following:
- a CDS encoding DUF3552 domain-containing protein, which encodes MSLTMMLIALAIALAAGLAGWLTSKKIGQNRVKDAEATAQRIIADAKKEAENLKKEKQLEAKDEWLRLKQNFENETKARRNELSKIENKLNARELNLDRRHDLLTKKEKDLDDREDELKKKDEKLDKREAEVALIIEEQSRRLEKISGISQEDAKKVLIQNMSEKAKQEAAQLVKEIKDRARQTSNREAKEIIIQAIQRTAADHSTETTVSVVNLPSDEMKGRIIGREGR